One window of Alteriqipengyuania lutimaris genomic DNA carries:
- a CDS encoding tetratricopeptide repeat protein, whose amino-acid sequence MALLPNRDGAKAEDRKAKTQAAQDDALLREVDDAVRTDQYRHIWTNYGLYIIGAIVLALVAFAAILFFSNSGEGDRERDSEVLVTALDQLEAGNIEEADARLAPLAEDGDGGAQAQAQMLRGGIALEEGRREDAATFFEQVAANDDAPEPIRDLAELRAVVASYDSLEPSEVIRRLTPLAQQGEPYYGSAGEILAMAYLDAGDEDKAGELFAQIAKSDEVPETIRGRARQMASVLGIDAVGDVDELIESMRASSAARTLGRQQQ is encoded by the coding sequence GTGGCCCTGTTACCCAACCGCGACGGTGCGAAAGCCGAAGACCGCAAGGCCAAAACCCAGGCCGCCCAGGACGATGCGCTCTTGCGCGAGGTCGACGATGCGGTTCGTACGGACCAATATCGCCACATCTGGACCAACTACGGGCTCTACATCATCGGCGCGATCGTGCTGGCCCTGGTCGCATTCGCGGCCATCCTGTTTTTCAGCAACAGCGGCGAAGGCGACCGCGAGCGTGATTCCGAAGTGCTCGTGACCGCGCTCGACCAGCTCGAGGCCGGCAATATCGAGGAAGCCGATGCGCGCCTCGCCCCGCTGGCCGAGGATGGCGACGGGGGCGCACAGGCGCAGGCGCAGATGCTGCGCGGCGGGATCGCGCTGGAGGAAGGGCGCCGGGAAGACGCCGCCACCTTCTTCGAACAGGTCGCCGCGAACGACGATGCGCCCGAGCCGATCCGCGATCTGGCAGAACTGCGCGCAGTCGTGGCAAGTTACGATTCGCTCGAACCGTCGGAAGTCATCCGGCGGCTGACGCCGCTCGCCCAGCAAGGCGAGCCCTATTACGGCAGCGCCGGAGAGATCCTGGCGATGGCCTATCTCGATGCGGGCGACGAAGACAAGGCGGGCGAACTTTTCGCGCAGATCGCGAAGAGCGACGAGGTCCCCGAAACGATCCGGGGCCGCGCGCGCCAGATGGCGAGCGTGCTCGGTATCGACGCGGTCGGCGATGTCGACGAGCTGATCGAAAGCATGCGCGCGTCTTCCGCGGCGCGGACGCTCGGCCGCCAGCAGCAATAA
- a CDS encoding outer membrane protein assembly factor BamB family protein, whose product MANFRKTTLRAKGAIPLLLTALVVTGCSGGLFGGGGDKNVTPTVGNRVPVLSRVESGASVDPALAGVSVVLPPARVNSDWAMAGSTPSNSYGHLALGANPTQAWSVQIEGSSSSRRLGAAPIVADGTLYTIDTAGTIHALDAETGARIWEYRADIASDLRGAAFGGGLAVAGNRLFASGGTGKVVALDTANGAEIWSATPAGPLRDSPTLAFNLVLVVTQDNRIIALDQSDGSISWQESGSVAQAGVFGIASPAAGQGTVVAGYSSGELVAYRYENGRVLWSDALARTSISTEVGSISDIDADPIIQDGRVYALGQGGRMAAYELVTGQRIWELNLSGISTPALAGEWLFTLTSDARMLAIARATGKVRWITQLARYRNEEKRKNPIFWTGPVLASNMLYVANSRGELWQLSTGEGSASLLAELDDPVSLPPIVVNNTLYVLDDGGTITAFR is encoded by the coding sequence ATGGCCAATTTCCGGAAGACGACCTTGCGAGCCAAGGGCGCGATCCCGCTTCTCCTGACGGCGCTCGTCGTGACGGGCTGTTCCGGAGGGCTGTTCGGCGGCGGCGGCGACAAGAATGTCACTCCCACGGTTGGCAATCGCGTGCCCGTCCTCTCGCGTGTCGAAAGCGGCGCGAGCGTGGATCCCGCGCTCGCAGGCGTTTCGGTCGTGTTGCCTCCGGCGCGCGTCAACTCGGACTGGGCGATGGCCGGCAGTACGCCGAGCAACAGCTATGGCCACTTGGCGCTTGGCGCCAATCCGACCCAGGCATGGTCGGTGCAAATCGAAGGGTCGAGCAGCAGCCGCAGGCTTGGCGCTGCGCCGATCGTCGCGGACGGAACGCTTTACACAATCGATACCGCAGGCACGATCCACGCGCTGGATGCGGAAACCGGTGCGCGTATCTGGGAATACCGCGCGGATATCGCGTCCGACCTGCGCGGTGCCGCCTTCGGTGGCGGGCTGGCAGTTGCGGGGAACCGCCTGTTCGCGAGCGGCGGCACGGGCAAGGTCGTGGCGCTCGATACCGCCAACGGAGCCGAAATCTGGTCCGCGACCCCCGCAGGCCCGCTGCGCGATTCGCCCACGCTCGCCTTCAACCTCGTGCTGGTGGTGACGCAGGACAACCGCATCATCGCGCTCGACCAGAGCGACGGCAGCATCTCGTGGCAGGAATCGGGCTCGGTCGCGCAGGCCGGCGTGTTCGGCATCGCGTCGCCAGCCGCCGGGCAGGGTACGGTGGTGGCCGGATACAGCTCGGGCGAACTGGTCGCCTACCGTTACGAGAACGGCCGCGTGCTGTGGTCCGACGCGCTTGCGCGCACCTCGATCTCGACCGAAGTCGGCAGCATTTCGGATATCGATGCCGATCCGATCATCCAGGATGGCCGCGTCTATGCGCTGGGCCAGGGCGGGCGCATGGCCGCATACGAACTGGTCACCGGGCAGCGTATCTGGGAACTCAACCTCTCGGGCATTTCGACCCCCGCGCTGGCGGGCGAGTGGCTGTTCACGCTGACCAGCGATGCGCGCATGCTCGCGATCGCGCGCGCCACGGGCAAGGTCCGCTGGATCACGCAGCTGGCGCGTTACCGCAACGAGGAAAAGCGCAAGAACCCGATCTTCTGGACCGGGCCGGTGCTCGCCAGCAACATGCTCTACGTGGCGAATTCGCGCGGTGAGCTGTGGCAGCTGAGCACGGGCGAAGGCTCCGCAAGCCTGCTCGCGGAACTCGACGATCCGGTCAGCCTGCCGCCGATCGTGGTCAACAATACGCTCTACGTGCTCGACGATGGCGGAACGATCACCGCGTTCCGGTAA
- a CDS encoding methyltransferase family protein, translating into MRDAAITTDTDREAPRSDVSAGVGLIGLAGLVGWIVFCRAFPEISAALDLPGPRARLDGPYAALCGLAASGVPMVLWSVFVDKVHRNPSTGLTWSKLADPDSTRSISLTKLTGLWATWAVLAAFYCIARWYWDGQYLFAMEVLGYLAVPALVLSVPYVFWLDRKMDDPRDGSWHFGAFLLARERWDRGKVIGHWRAWIIKGFFGAFMISILPGGFAAVVNADPGDLATQPGALAVAMIELLFVIDVQIGTVGYLMTLRPLDSHIRSGNPFLAGWLAALVCYPPFVHGIMNAGGLLAYETNAPGWRHWLADSPLILSLWSGWLVMLTGVYAWATVAFGLRFSNLTYRGVITHGPYRFTRHPAYLSKNLFWWSAALPFLVTDGGPVEALRNCIGLALVSSIYYWRARTEEAHLLREDAKYVEYHAWMARNGVITAPLAALGRAVTRSRSQGLQPAE; encoded by the coding sequence ATGCGCGACGCCGCCATCACGACCGACACGGACCGGGAGGCACCCCGCAGCGATGTGTCTGCGGGTGTGGGCCTTATCGGGCTGGCCGGACTTGTCGGCTGGATCGTCTTCTGCCGCGCCTTTCCGGAGATATCGGCCGCCCTCGATCTGCCGGGGCCGCGCGCCCGGCTCGACGGGCCATACGCCGCGCTGTGCGGTCTTGCGGCGAGCGGCGTGCCGATGGTCCTCTGGTCCGTCTTCGTCGACAAGGTCCATCGCAATCCCTCCACCGGATTGACCTGGAGCAAGCTCGCCGATCCCGACAGCACCCGCTCGATCTCGCTGACCAAGCTGACCGGCCTGTGGGCGACATGGGCCGTGCTCGCCGCGTTCTATTGCATCGCGCGCTGGTACTGGGACGGGCAGTACCTCTTCGCCATGGAGGTGCTCGGCTATCTGGCGGTGCCCGCGCTCGTCCTGTCGGTGCCCTACGTCTTCTGGCTCGACCGGAAGATGGACGACCCGCGCGACGGCAGCTGGCATTTCGGCGCCTTCCTGCTCGCGCGCGAACGCTGGGATCGCGGAAAGGTGATCGGCCACTGGCGGGCGTGGATCATCAAGGGGTTCTTCGGCGCTTTCATGATCTCGATCCTGCCCGGCGGTTTTGCCGCCGTGGTCAACGCCGACCCGGGCGACCTTGCGACGCAGCCCGGCGCGCTGGCGGTCGCGATGATCGAGCTGCTGTTCGTGATCGACGTGCAGATCGGCACGGTGGGCTACCTGATGACGCTGCGCCCGCTCGACAGCCATATCCGCAGTGGCAATCCCTTCCTCGCCGGGTGGCTTGCCGCGCTGGTGTGCTATCCGCCGTTCGTTCACGGTATCATGAATGCGGGCGGGTTGCTGGCCTACGAAACCAATGCGCCCGGCTGGCGACACTGGCTGGCGGACAGTCCGCTGATCCTCTCGCTCTGGAGTGGCTGGCTGGTGATGCTGACCGGGGTGTACGCCTGGGCGACGGTGGCCTTCGGCCTGCGATTCTCCAATCTCACCTATCGCGGAGTGATCACGCACGGGCCTTACCGCTTCACGCGCCACCCGGCCTACCTCTCCAAGAACCTCTTCTGGTGGAGCGCGGCGCTACCCTTTCTCGTGACCGATGGCGGTCCGGTGGAGGCGCTGCGCAACTGCATCGGCCTCGCCCTGGTCTCGTCGATCTATTACTGGCGCGCCCGGACCGAAGAGGCGCATCTGCTCAGGGAAGATGCGAAATACGTCGAATACCATGCATGGATGGCGCGCAACGGCGTGATTACCGCTCCGCTCGCCGCGCTGGGTCGCGCCGTCACGCGCAGCCGGAGCCAGGGATTGCAGCCCGCCGAGTAA
- a CDS encoding glutamate--cysteine ligase — protein MSTRNASSTEDPVIESRDQLVAPMQNGEKPKADWRIGTEHEKLVYKRGDHHAPSYDEEGGIRDILLSLQDFGWRPVEEGGKVIAMSGDDGTVSLEPAGQLELSGAPLENLHETCNEAGRHLAQVKEVGERRGVGFLGLGMWPDKTREELPMMPKGRYDIMARHMPRVGNLGLDMMLRTCTIQVNLDYGSEADMAQKFRVGLALQPLATALFANSPFTEGKPNGYLSYRSHIWSDTDPHRTGMLPFVFDEGFGYEAWVDYMLDVPMYFVFRDGKYLDAAGLSFRDFLEGKLSILPGERPTQSDWWDHLSTAFPEVRLKSFLEMRGADGGPWSRICALPALWVGLLYDQGALDAAWDLVKDWSMEERENLRNAVPKEGLAASVPGGRNLQDLGRDVLAIAKSGLTARARLNTSGDNETGFLQTLEEIVESGKSPAQRMLDRYHGEWGGDISRVYKYSF, from the coding sequence ATGAGCACGCGCAACGCATCGAGCACCGAAGATCCCGTGATCGAAAGCCGCGACCAGCTGGTCGCGCCGATGCAGAATGGCGAAAAGCCCAAGGCGGACTGGCGAATCGGCACCGAACACGAAAAGCTGGTCTACAAGCGCGGCGATCACCACGCGCCAAGCTACGACGAAGAGGGAGGCATTCGCGATATCCTCCTGTCGTTGCAGGATTTCGGCTGGCGACCGGTCGAAGAGGGCGGCAAGGTCATCGCGATGTCGGGCGACGACGGCACGGTCAGCCTGGAACCTGCCGGCCAGCTCGAACTGTCGGGCGCACCGCTCGAAAACCTGCACGAGACCTGCAACGAGGCGGGGCGGCACTTGGCCCAGGTGAAGGAAGTCGGCGAGCGCCGCGGAGTCGGTTTCCTCGGTCTCGGCATGTGGCCGGACAAGACCCGCGAAGAGCTGCCGATGATGCCCAAGGGCCGCTACGACATCATGGCCCGGCACATGCCGCGCGTCGGCAACCTCGGGCTCGACATGATGCTGCGCACCTGCACGATCCAAGTCAATCTCGACTACGGCTCCGAAGCCGACATGGCGCAGAAATTCCGCGTCGGCCTCGCGCTGCAGCCGCTCGCCACCGCGCTGTTCGCCAACTCGCCTTTCACCGAAGGCAAGCCCAACGGCTATCTCAGCTATCGCAGCCATATCTGGTCGGACACCGACCCGCACCGCACCGGCATGCTGCCCTTCGTGTTCGACGAAGGCTTCGGGTACGAGGCGTGGGTCGACTACATGCTCGACGTGCCGATGTATTTCGTCTTCCGCGATGGCAAGTATCTCGACGCGGCTGGCCTCAGCTTCCGCGACTTCCTCGAGGGCAAGCTGTCGATCCTGCCGGGCGAGCGCCCGACGCAGAGCGACTGGTGGGATCATCTCTCCACCGCCTTCCCCGAGGTGCGCCTGAAGAGCTTCCTCGAAATGCGCGGTGCCGATGGCGGACCGTGGAGCCGGATCTGCGCCTTGCCCGCGCTGTGGGTCGGCCTGCTATACGATCAGGGCGCGCTCGACGCGGCATGGGACCTGGTCAAGGACTGGTCGATGGAAGAGCGCGAAAACCTGCGCAATGCCGTCCCCAAGGAGGGGCTCGCCGCCAGTGTGCCCGGCGGGCGCAACCTGCAGGATCTCGGCCGCGACGTGCTTGCCATCGCGAAATCGGGACTCACCGCCCGCGCGCGCCTCAACACCAGCGGCGACAATGAGACCGGGTTTCTCCAGACGCTGGAAGAGATCGTCGAAAGCGGCAAGTCCCCCGCGCAGCGCATGCTCGATCGCTATCACGGCGAATGGGGCGGCGATATCTCGCGGGTCTACAAGTACAGCTTCTGA
- a CDS encoding 16S rRNA (uracil(1498)-N(3))-methyltransferase: MPATPAWPPKSAPRLFVEDELGEGLPLALDGNRAHYLGKVMRVSPGDTVILCDDMTGEWAARVGQVEKRRVDVTVVERLRPREAVPDLWLCPALLKKDRFDLALEKATELGVAAIYPVITRRCVADKLNPERAKTIVTEAAEQCARTALPALSDPQKLDALLADWPDDRALFFADEEGGRAAGAAFAAHEGPAAILIGPEGGFDDAERQAIRALPQAVPISLGLRILRGETATIAALSVWMAQAGDWKSVSGSKE; this comes from the coding sequence ATGCCCGCAACCCCCGCCTGGCCCCCGAAAAGCGCGCCGCGCCTGTTCGTCGAAGACGAGCTTGGCGAGGGCCTTCCTCTCGCCCTCGACGGCAATCGCGCACACTACCTCGGCAAGGTCATGCGCGTGTCGCCGGGCGATACCGTGATCCTGTGCGACGACATGACCGGCGAATGGGCCGCACGGGTCGGGCAAGTGGAAAAGCGGCGGGTCGATGTGACCGTGGTCGAACGGCTGCGCCCCCGCGAAGCAGTGCCAGACCTGTGGCTGTGCCCTGCCCTCCTCAAGAAAGACCGCTTCGACCTGGCACTGGAGAAGGCGACCGAACTGGGCGTTGCAGCTATCTATCCGGTCATCACGCGACGCTGTGTGGCGGACAAGCTCAATCCGGAGCGCGCGAAAACGATCGTGACCGAAGCGGCCGAGCAATGCGCGCGCACCGCGCTGCCCGCACTCTCCGATCCGCAGAAGCTCGACGCGCTGCTTGCCGATTGGCCGGATGACCGCGCGCTATTCTTTGCCGACGAAGAAGGCGGACGGGCAGCCGGTGCCGCTTTTGCTGCCCATGAGGGACCCGCTGCGATCCTGATCGGCCCCGAAGGCGGCTTCGACGATGCCGAACGCCAGGCCATTCGCGCGCTACCGCAGGCCGTTCCGATCTCTCTCGGCCTGCGTATCCTGCGCGGCGAGACCGCCACCATTGCCGCCCTTTCGGTCTGGATGGCCCAGGCGGGCGACTGGAAAAGCGTGTCGGGCAGCAAAGAATAA
- the ubiA gene encoding 4-hydroxybenzoate octaprenyltransferase, with protein MSSSSDSADTIVPDSEHRGLIASLPQLPRDLAQLARFDRPIGWWLLFWPCVFGVWLSGSGWQFGLLAWLLLGSIAMRGAGCVYNDITDAELDRKVARTASRPIASGRVSKRTAWIWLAALSLVGLVVLLQLPVRAQIIALASLALVAAYPFMKRITWWPQAWLGLTFNWGVLVGFAALANDRWPVAIAVYLGCVLWTVGYDTIYAVQDTEDDALVGIRSSALRMGGKVRQGVALCYAGAVALWAIGFWLLREDWVAWLTLLPVAAHLAWQVLTLDQGDPANPLERFRSNRWAGFLLALACFVVGNAGV; from the coding sequence ATGAGCAGCAGCAGCGATTCCGCCGACACGATCGTCCCCGACTCGGAGCATCGCGGGCTGATCGCATCGCTGCCGCAGCTGCCGCGCGATCTTGCCCAGCTGGCGCGTTTCGACCGGCCGATCGGCTGGTGGCTGCTGTTCTGGCCCTGCGTCTTCGGCGTGTGGCTGAGCGGCTCGGGCTGGCAGTTCGGCCTGCTCGCATGGCTGCTGCTGGGCAGCATCGCGATGCGCGGCGCGGGCTGCGTCTACAACGACATCACCGATGCCGAGCTCGACCGGAAGGTCGCGCGCACCGCCAGCCGGCCGATCGCGAGCGGGCGTGTGAGCAAGCGGACGGCATGGATATGGCTGGCGGCGCTCAGCCTCGTCGGGCTGGTCGTGTTGCTGCAACTGCCGGTGCGTGCCCAGATCATCGCGCTGGCGAGCCTCGCGCTGGTCGCCGCCTATCCCTTCATGAAGCGCATCACATGGTGGCCGCAGGCGTGGCTCGGGCTGACCTTCAACTGGGGCGTGCTGGTCGGTTTTGCGGCGCTGGCGAACGATCGGTGGCCGGTCGCGATCGCGGTCTATCTCGGTTGCGTGCTGTGGACCGTGGGCTACGACACGATCTACGCGGTGCAGGACACCGAAGACGATGCGCTGGTCGGCATCCGGTCGAGCGCGCTCAGGATGGGCGGCAAGGTCCGGCAGGGCGTGGCGCTCTGCTATGCGGGCGCGGTCGCGCTGTGGGCGATCGGTTTCTGGCTGCTGCGCGAGGACTGGGTTGCGTGGCTCACACTGCTCCCGGTCGCGGCGCACCTCGCATGGCAGGTGTTGACGCTCGATCAGGGCGACCCGGCCAATCCGCTGGAGCGGTTCCGGTCGAACCGCTGGGCGGGCTTCCTGCTGGCGCTCGCGTGCTTCGTTGTGGGCAACGCCGGAGTGTAA